AGAGAGCGAGAGCTCTAGAAAACTCCCAGGGGGGTGTTGGCTACACACCCATCCCTGCAGTCACCTTCCCACGCATGGGGTAGTAATTAATAATCACAGGTCGCTGCCACTTCAAACTATGATGGAATGAATTGTACAGACTAAATGAGAAGAGTGTGGGGTGTGGGGAAGGCAGCATGATGAAACGGGAGTGGGACCTCGGCCAGGCTCCCTGTGTTTCAGCCCCGCTCTGCCACATCCTGGCTGTGCAGCTGTGGGCAGATGGCCGGGTGGCCCCGAGCCCCAGTGGCGTCCCCGCCTCTGCACTGCTGGTGATCTGTGCACCAGCCTCTGTCACGTGCACGGCCATGGTAGACAGCAAGCCCGGGTCTTCCCTGTGTCCACCGCGCTTTCAGCCACCTGGTACCCATTCTTCCTGTTTGGTTTCACTCTTGCAACAATTCCCGGacttttgtggatttttttttttttttttggccacaccatggggcatgcggggtcttagttccccaaccaggggttgaacctgcaccctcagcagtgagagcatggagtcctaaccactggaccgccagggaattcccccagacTTTCATAAAAGTCCCGGAATTATAGAATTGACTGGAACCCCCTCCATCTGGCCCAGCCCTCCACCTCCAGTGGAATCCCTCCTCTGCTGCCCCTGCAGGGCCTCTCCAGTTGGGGGATGGGCTGTACTGGGACGTCTAACTGGCAGGAAAGGCTCCAATCGCTGACCGCGTTCCGCCCCCCGCGGCCTCCTCACTGGTCTCGTCCTGCCCCGTGGGGTCACCTCAAGTGTCCCCTCTTCCTCCGCCGCAGGAGCCTGCCCCGTCCCGCCCGCTTGTGCGCTGGGCGCGCGGCTGCACTGGCCCGGGTGTGGGTTTCTCTTCCCAGAGCAGACGTCAGCAGCGGCAGCTCCAGCACCAGCAGTTTCAGAAGGAACTGGAGAAGATCCAgctcctgcagcagcagcagctgcccTTCCACCCACCTGGAGACGTCGCGGCTCAGGACGCCGAGCTCCTGGACTCGTGCGGCCAGTACTCGGAGAGCTCGGCCACCAGCAGCCCCAGCACGTCCCCCAGAGTCTCCAACCACTCCCTCCACTCCAGCGGCTCCACCTCCAAGGCCGCCACCAGCCCCTTCCCGGAGCAGGATGACGAGGGTAAAGCGAGTTGCTGTTTTGGTGCCGCCTTCTCTTTCGTTGGAGCACGACCCAAGGACCGTAAAGCCCCATGCCCTTCCTGGGGGTCTCCAGGGGATTATGAAGTGCTGTCCCCAAGGGTTCACCGAGGTCTCACCCGCCCCCCCCACTCCGGGAGCTGGGCTTCTGCCCCATCCCGAGGCCTCTCCCCCGCAGAGGGAGCCACCGTGGCCCTCCCTCCATCTTGCTGCACAAAGGGCTGAGAGTCGCTGCTGACCAGAGGTGCACTGGCCCTCTGGTTCGAGAGCATCCCTGAGGCCGGCCAGTGGCCACGTGTAAAGGTGCAGCTGTTGATCTGCTTTCATCCGGGAGGTGGGCTCAGGCCGGCGGTCAGGGCTGGTATTCCGAGGGGATTGATGCAGAGCCAGTGCAGGAGACCCCAGAGTCCTGAGTCTCAGGCTGGACACTCTGCTACTGGTCTCTCCATTGCACGCATCCCCCGGCACTACCTGCATGTTTCCGGTGCAGACCTTTGGGTGGATCTGTAGAGAAGCCCTGTCTTCAGGCTTCTGTCCTCACAGTAATGAAAGTAAAAGCCGGAACAGAGGGCAGGGGCGGGCGAGGAGGTGGCCCTGGGCGTGACTGGGGAGTGGGCCCAACAGCTCCTGCTCGCCAGGGCCCCAGGGGCGTAAAACCTCTGAATCCTCATCCCTCAGTCTGAGCTCAGGAAGCTTGTAGCCACTCTAGCCTCAAGGCTGTTTAGGTTATGTTTgtccttttttctgttctgtcccagatgaggaaaccagcaTGGTGATGGTTGGGAAAATCTCATTCTGTCCGAAGGACGTCCTGGGCCACGGAGCCGAGGGCACAATTGTGTACCGGTGAGTGGCCTGGAGAGCCCTGAGCCTTCACCACCTCACGTGCAAGCTCCCGTCGGCTCCAGGGGCACAGTGGGGTCATCGCAGTGACCAGATGGAAGAGTTCCCCACAGAGGGAAGTGATGGCCGCGGGGCCGCTGGGTGGTTGGTCAGGGCCCCCCGGGCTGTGAGGCCTTTGAGGCAGCCGCTGCGTCAGGCGGAAGGAGTCCCGCAGGCCCAGGGTTCTCCTGGCGTTTCCACAGCCAACCCCGCTCGCTCCTCGTCCCGCAGTGGCATGTTTGACAACCGCGACGTGGCCGTCAAGAGGATCCTCCCCGAGTGTTTTAGTTTCGCAGACCGTGAGGTCCAGCTGCTGCGAGAGTCGGACGAGCACCCAAACGTGATCCGTTACTTCTGCACCGAGAGGGACCGGCAGTTCCAGTACATCGCCATTGAGCTGTGCGCGGCCACCCTGCAGGAGGTGGGTGGCCCCAGGTCACCGACGGCTCCCTTTCTCCCGGCAGCTCGGGCGCAGTTTTAGGGACtgccagtttatttattttttaaatttctttttagtaACTTTATTGAGGTTACAATACAACGTATTCGTTTTAAATGTACGGTTTGTTGCATGCTGACAAGGGTATGTACCCATTTTAACCACCAACAGTGGAAATGTAGAGCACTTTCCTCTCCCCAGATTTAGTTGTGTGGTCCCCTCGGCTGCCTGGGGCAGTCTGTGGTTGCACTTGGTACCTCTCTCCCTCTTGGCCTCCAGGAAACCTGGTCGGTCCTTCCTCCCATCGCCGGTCAGGGCTGGTGTGGGCTAGGAGGATGCTAGTTGATGACTTGTGTCATTAAGATCATCCATGGAACCCCTTTTGCTCAGTTTCCAGGCTGTGCGACTATTTCAGTATCATTTGACTTCACTGCAGGCTTACCTGTATGAGGCAATGAACTTGGGTTTCTTACCCTCTCATCATCTCGTTATGAACTAGTAAGCTGgagctttgtttgtttgcttgtttaagtCAGTCTTTCAGGGGAAAAGAAAGTGCTGGAAAATACGGATTTGAACGGAGAATATTGTCAGTGAAACTTCCCATTTCTTTGTTAAGATGTGATCAAAGAAAACGAGCTGACCCAATACCGAATGTTAATTGAAGCAAAAACCTTCGGGCCGaatttttctaaacaaaattGAATCCCTTgaaaacagagggagagaaagtaTGCCGAGGAGCCAGGTCCCGCGGGCCCTGTGCCGTGACCCGGCCTCCACGTCTCTTGCAGTACGTTGAACAGAAGGACTTTGCCCACCTCGGCCTGGAGCCCATCACCCTGCTGCAGCAGACCACCTCAGGCCTGGCCCACCTGCACTCCCTCAACATCGGTGAGAAGCCTCCCCTTACCAGGCGGGGTGACAGCTTGCTCAGGTGGGCCTTGCCTCTGTCGAAGCTCTTTGCTGCCTCACGGGGTCCCTGTTGTTGAAGAAAGAGAGGACGTAACACACGTGAGAGCCAGAACCTTTACAGGCAGCAGCGGGTCTGCTGAGACTCTGAGGAGGGCGCGTCCCCGTCGCGGAAGGAGCCCAAGCTCGGGGACTAACCTGGAGTTCTGTGTTAGTTCACAGAGACCTGAAGCCACACAACATCCTGCTCTCCATGCCCAACGCACACGGCAGGATCAAGGCCATGATCTCCGACTTCGGCCTCTGTAAGAAGCTGGCAGTGGGCAGGCACAGCTTCAGCCGCCGCTCAGGGGTGCCCGGCACAGAAGGCTGGATCGCCCCGGAGATGCTGAGCGAAGACTGCAAGGAGAACCCCGTGAGTGTAGGCGTGGCCCTGTGAAAACTGCGGAAGCAGCCTCTTGTTCCCTGGGGAGGCAGAAGAGCCTCCAGGCCCAGGGGGGCGGGCTGGAGCGCTCACTGCCGCAGGGGGACGTTTCTGTAGCGAAGAGCTTCTCCCCCGGCAGCACTCTGCTGGCACTCTAACACTGTCTCCTGTCCAGAGGAATGAAAGGGGTGAATGTAGGCAgttgtctgttttcttccccCCCCTACTCTTCCAATCCTTTCCACCCCTATTTTGGGCAACTGGAAAATCAGGACTTGCGTAAGGTGAGCAAACTtccagttttcattctttttttaatttgtttttgtttttccagcttTCTGTTTTGAGAATTTTTAGGCATACAGAAAATCGAGAGCAGTGAATACCTCTGTTCCTCTACCTAGATTCAACATTCGTCCGTATTTTTCGCTTTCTGTCTGTTCCTGCAACCATTCGAATATGAGTGGCAGGCCTCCCAGCCCTTTACCTTAAATACTTCAGCACATGTCTCCCAAGGACAGGTCCATTCTACCTCCTAACCACCTCCCTGTGCTCACACCTCAGCCATTAATACTGTTTCCACTGATACCTAGTATTCAATCCATATTCAAGTTTCCCCAGTTGTTCACCAAATGTCTCTTATAGAGCTGGTTTCTGTAAACCAGGACCCAATTAGGTGTGTTTGTTACATTGCACTTGATTCTGTCTCCTTTCATCAACACAGTTCTCCCAGCTTTCTTGTCCCACGACGGTGGCTCTTTGCAGAGTCGGGGCACTTCTCTGTAGAATGCCTCACTCGGGATTCACTCACTCATTTCCTCTTGGTGGTATTTAACTTGTCTGTTCCTTGTATTCCTGTGAACTTGACATAGGTCTAAGGGCTTGACTAGATTCAAGTTAACTGTTTGTGGTAAGAACAGTCCCAGTCGGGTTGTACCATCACTGCATCCCTAATGGTGATGCCGAGTTGAAGCAGCTGGTGCAGGTGGTGACACTGGCATCTCCCCTTTGTTAGGACTGTGTGGGGGCGCTACTCTGGCAGAGTGTGAATATCCCATTATCAACAGTCACTCACCTGATGGTTCAGCATCCATTGGCAATCCTTGCCTGAATCACTTCATTCAGTAGAaattctacatttattagctgacatttttctgtaaggaagaactttatttatattccttttccctctctctctggactcatggatttaaaaaaaagagcagtatAATCCATTatagtccttatttatttttgtttgtttttggttttgttcctaTTCCTTTTGATactcaaattgttccagtttGGCCAACAGGAGCCCCTTCACGCTGGCTTCTGCATCCTTTTGCTGAGAACCCAGTCGTGTTTGAGCACCTTGCTTTCTAGCCCAGCAAGACACTGGAGGATTATCTGGCGCTCCCCGATCAGACCTGGATGGGATCAGCCATCCTAAAATAGATTAGATTCAGTGGAGCCTCTTATCCTACTCACTGGGGACCGCAGCTGGTCAGTTAATCATAAGGAAATACATATACACCTTAAACATCTTATtttaactttaagtaagtaatgTGACTCTTTAAGGAAGTCTTTGATGTAAgacaagatctttttttgacttGGGTCCAACTGAATGGAGTTGTTCGTTTCCTGTCTTGCATGAAGCACACTCACATGCCTTCTGTGACTTCTAGATCGAGACTCAGACATTTCAGACACCTCCTAAGCGATTTGAAAGCAGAATCCTAGCTTTCAGCTATTTGTGTCCCGTCGCTTACAGTTGAGTCTCCCACATCTAATTCCACAGCAGTTTTTGTAGCAACTCCCTCGCATTGAGTCTTTCCAAAGACTCAGCTTACCTCAAACTTGGCGGCCCGTGTATTTTATCAGCTTACAGAGTATTTAAACTGCAAGGACAAGTGGCAGAGATGAGTTTGGGAAAGAACATAACTGAGCCTAGAGATGAGCCCAtagaggtgggggcagaggggcccAGCACGTGGGACGCAAGCCCCCAGGGGGCAGCATGAGCGGTGAGGGTGATGGGGAATCAGGCAGCATGGGCTGCGGAAAACGGAAAATGCGGAGCATTAACGACGCAGTCAGTAGGTGAGAAGTGGCCACCAGGTGAGCGCGTCAGTGGTGGTGGACTTGTTCCTCCTGTCCTGAATCCGTCACCCACCTAAGGAACATTCTGGTGAAGTAGAACAAAGATGACTGGGCTCGGGAATAAGACCTGCATCTTGTCCTGGTTTGTCGCTATCCAGCAGTGACCCTGGGCTTGTCATTGAGCCTTTCTGTCCGTGTCTTCATCTGGGGATGGTGACATTTGCTCTGCTCACCTCACAGGGCTCTTGTGAAGGGTGGGTTTTCTCCAGCGTGGAAGGTGACGAGCTCCTGGCTTTCTCTCGCCGGAGCCTCACGCTGTCTGGTGGAGAATCCGAGTGGCGGGGCCCGACGTGAGGGACCCAAGCCGTGCTCGGGAACCACCGCTGTGTTACACCCCATGCAGACAAGCTAGACATCCTACACGCACATTTCATCTGTAGGAATGCAGTGGTTTCACGGGATAAGTGAGACGTGTTATTAGATAACATCAAAGTGAGCTCACTGGAAACTTGTTAAATAATCTTTTTCTGGGAAccaaaaactctttttttttttttttttttttggccatgccacggggcttgcgggatcttagttccctgaccagggatcaaacccgcgccctcggcagtgaaagtgtggagtcctaaccactggaccaccagggtattCCTaccaaaaactatttttatttcgtTTATTAACCCAGTGTTAAGACCTGTCATATGTGGGCGCCTTGCAAGTCCCTGGGGGTACAACAGGGAAGCGAACGCACAGAAATCCCTGCCCACGAGGAGTTCCGTGCCGGCTGGGTGAAGAATAGCTAGCAGCAAGGAGGGAGCGTCCTGTGGGCCGAACACTGGTTTGAGCCACCGTTTTCACGCTTAATGTGTGcatctaatcttcacaacagccccaCGGGGTCATCCTCATTTCATGGTCACGGATGCTGAGGCGCAGGGTGACCAGGGGGCTTCCCAGGGCCAGTGGCAGAGCCAGCGGGCATCCCAGGCACTGGCTCCAGAGCGCAGTTCCCCACTGGGACCTCCAGCGCTCGTGTGGCACCTGCAGGGCGCCCAGCTCTGCTCTGAGGCCATCAGAACCGTCAGCCGGTTCTCCCAAGGCACCTTCTAGGTGGAAGAATCAGCAGCAGCACCCCCTTCCTCTGCTGCTGAGTTAGGATGAGAATTCTCCCCTGAAGGCCTGTGATGGCCCGCGTTTCTTTCCAGACCTGCACGGTGGACATCTTCTCTGCGGGCTGCGTCTTTTACTACGTGATCTCTGAGGGCAGCCACCCTTTTGGCAAGTCCCTGCAGCGGCAGGCCAACATCCTCCTGGGCGCCTGCAGCCTGGACTGCCTGCACCCTGAGAAGCACGGTGAGCGGGCCGCAGGGCTGGGGGGCCTCGGGAGCGGCCCCTGCGGGCGGGCGGCGGTGGAACCGGCTCTGACTCCCCAGAGGCCCTTCTTTCCAGCTGCTCGCCCTGTGGGCCTCAGTGAACTGACGACTGGGTCCAGAGCCGGTGGAGGGCTGGGTAGGGTGTCCTCGAAGCGCCACCTTCTGAAGCCAAGCAGCGCCCAGGTTCCTTCAGGTCACACGATGACCTGTGTGAGCTGGGTAAGGCCCCCCTTGGGGGACCTCTGTTTTCCAGCTTGTGGCTCGTGAGGGTTAAATAATCTGAGGTCCCTTCCTGCCCTGACGTCTGGGGAGACGGAAAGGCCATGCTGCATACACTGGGCTCTCACGTGTGGGCCAGTGGTCAGCGTGTGCGGCCTGGGCTGAGGACAGATGGGCCGGGTCCTCGCTCTCCAGGCACGCAGGTGACAAGTCTTTCTGCCTGACTTCAGGGTTTCCCACATTATAATTGGCCCGTGACACCCCACTGTTgccttttgaaaaaatttaaactgtCTTACTGTTTTGCTCATGGATTAATTTTCCTTATTCCCTGGAGACAAAACAGATGAGCATACAGGCCCAGAATCCCATTATACAGTGATGAATGACGGCTGCTCATACCTTTGTATATATTATTCTGATCATCCATCTAGACGTgtatgcatatttttataaaaatggggtTAAATAGTGCATAGTATCTTGCAGCATGCTCGTTTTTGAACTTCATCTTGACTCTCTCTGCGTCCGTCCGCGTTCAGCCAGCACGTCATCCTGGTGGCCCACAGTCCAGCGCGTGGAGGCACAATGGTGTCACCCGAGCCTCTGATATCGAGTATTTCCAATCACTCTTTTTCACTCACCGCGCGGGGAGGGCTCTCCTTAGCTGAAGTCTCATGCAAGCGCTTATGTTATTGGATTGAGTTCCTGTCCGTAGAACCTTGAGTCACAGGGCATGCAGACTGTCAGGGTTTTGGGTATTTGCTTGTGGCTTTAGGCTGGTAATAATGAGTCGCatgtttattttcctcctttgtaGAAGACGTTATTGCCCGGGAGTTAATAGAGAAGATGATTGCGATGGATCCTCAGAAGCGCCCGTCAGCGAAGCACGTGCTGAAACACCCGTTCTTCTGGAGCCTAGAAAAGCAGCTCCAGTTCTTCCAGGTGGagacatttgttttctttatcaaaAATCTTCATGTAacctttccagtttttttcccaGAAACTACAGCAAAGgccaaagaataaaacaaatgacCCCATAATTCCATAACCGAGAGATAACCACAGttgacattttaatatattttcttcatacGGGCAGACCGGGTTTGGCTCCAGACCACCCTGATAAagcaaatatcgcaataaagtgagtcacatgaacttTTTGGGTTCCCGGTACATATAAGAGttcatgtttacactatactgtactcTAAGTGTGCGATAACATTACGTCTGAGGTCAGGTGTCTTCCAGGGACCTTCAGACTAGCCAGGTCACtttgttgtgtgtgtttttttttaaacattattaacattttttgattaatgtcctttttatttatttatttatttatttggctgcgccaggtcttagttgtggcacgcgggttccctAGTCTCAGCATGTGggttctttagttgcggcatgtgaactcttagttgcggcatgcatgtgggatctagttccccgaccagggatcgaagccgggcctcctgcattgggagcacagagccttagccactggaccaccagggaagtccctagccagGTCACTTTGATGATGACAAGATGTAGAGCAGGAATGAAGCTCACACAAAGGGACCTTCACCCCCCCAGGGTTAGGATGTAAACTCTCAGCATCTCCAAGCCACGTGTCTTGCGAACACCCCCGGCTTCCGTCCGCGTCACTAGCTCTACCGACTTTGCAGCTCAGCACCGTGTGCCCCCCCGTGTACCCGAGTTGACCGTCAATCCCCCCCACAAGGCTTTCTTCCCGCAACTGCAAGCTAGACGGTCATCTTCTGACTGACTGACTTCATCTTcgtcaaagaaagaaaagactatgGGCCCCATGAGGCTGCTTGGTGGACCTGTCTGTCTCACTGGCGGGGGCTCAGAGAGGCCCGTGCTCAGGTGCATACCTCGGACCCCGCGCAGGATTTAGATCCAGGGCCGGGgcctccagagcccacactcttgTCACCAGCTTTTCTCCTCTGAAAGAAGTCTTGGCGTCATCTGTCTTTCCTAATTGTTTGAATGAGGAGTGACAACCCTGCATCAGTCATGGCTCTGAGCATGTCCTGTTCCAGTGGGTACACAAAAGTCACAGGATGCGAATCaaaatggaccttttttttttttggttcattgATGAATTCGGATTGCACACGTAGCCCTGTGTGGCATGTATGTGTGAAACACGGGCGAGGCACCGCGGGTCTGAGGTGGAGATAGTCCGTGTGGGCCTCTCCTCAGCGAGTGGCAGACGGGGCTGCTCCCGGGGAAGAGGTGATGGACAGAGGAGAAGGCAGGACGCTTGCTGCCCGGCTCTGGGCTGGGGCTCGGCAGGGGTGGCCGTCCCGGCACTCAGAGTGTCCGTCCTCTGGCTCTCAGAGCCTCTGCGCACTGACTTTTCCCTGTTGCCCTGTCTCCCTCCCAGGACGTGAGTGACCGGATAGAGAAGGAGTCCCTAGACGGCCCGATCGTGAAGCAGCTGGAGCGCGGCGGGCGGGCTGTGGTGAAGATGGACTGGAGGGAGAATATCACAGTCCCCCTGCAGACAGGTGACCTCGCGGCGCCCCTGGGGTCAGTGTTGGTGGAAGTGGTTCAGAAGCAGCAGCTGTTTCTGAGAAGCGGACTTGGAAACGGCAACTCCAGGCCGTTTGGGGCTCCAAACACCGCTTCTGGGATTGAGGCTTCCCGTGGTTTGGATACAGGTCGTACCGTTGCTCTGACGTGTGTCCCAGTTGTCTCTCAGAGTGACAGGTTAGTGACAGGTGTCATGCTCTCGGCGGTCATTTCTGATCGCAGGTGAGAAAGGGAGGTGGAATTCAGACTAACACTGCCGCCCTGGGGTTCAGTCTGGGGAAACGCTCCTGTCAGCGACAAGAATGGAGTTAGGTCATGATTTGGTCTGATTGCTTGATCCCCAGTAGCCCCAGGAATTGTTTTCTTTCGAAATCTGTTTGTCTGTTACATTGCCTTCCTTGTTTTTTGCCTAGATCTGCGTAAATTCAGAACCTATAAAGGCGGCTCTGTCCGAGATCTCCTCCGGGCCATGAGAAATAAGGTGAGGGCTATGAGCACACGGGGGGCCGGGCGGGGCCGCGGCGCAGCCCCCCCTGCTCATATCCCTTCTCTGGGGGTCCTCCAGCCCCCCTGGATGAGGACCTCACAGAGGCTGGGAGGCCTTGGCTACACAGGAAACACTAGAGGCTGCTTCTTCCCCTGCGTGAACTTTCTCTCCAGGGAGGATGAGGCGGGGACACAGGTCACAGTGCAGCCTCTGCTAGAAGCGGGCTCCCGGGTGCTACATCCTTTGCTGACTTGTTTGGTGCCTGGATCTGCACCGATAAACTCCTTCTGACGGGGCCCTTCCCACCCGGGGCTGGCCCCGTCCTCCCCGCGCCGGCCTCGCTGGGCTCCGAGGCCTCCCCCGAGGGCGGGGAAGCGGCACCAGGAGCGGGAGGGTGGTTCCTTTACCCCGCCTAACGGTCGGTCTTCCTTGAGCGAGGGTCTTGCCCGGGTCCCGCGGGCTCCTCTCTGCTGACCGTGGGTCTGTGTCCCCCCCGGTCCCGTCTACAGAAGCACCACTACCGGGAACTGCCCGAGGAGGTGCGGGAGACGCTGGGCCCCCTCCCCGACGGCTTCGTGCGCTACTTCACCTCGCgcttcccccacctcctctcccacaCCTACCGGGCCATGGAGCTGTGCCGCCACGAGAGGCCCTTCCAGCCCTACTACCACGAGCCCCCCGAGCCCCGGCCCCCAGTGACTCCAGACGCCCCCTGAGCCAGGCGGCCTCCGTGCCGGTGGCCCCGCTGGGACCGAGGGCCGGATCTCTACAAGCCACAGCCTGGCGTCTCCTGCCGAGCAGGGAGACCAGGCTCCAAAGCCAAGTGCCTCGAGCTGCCTGCTCTGCAGCCAGCAGGGGAGGATGCTGACCCCGGGAAGTGGGAGACGTGACCCCGCCCCCCTCCCGACCCACGAGGGAGCTGGGAAGACATTGGCCGTGAAAGCTTGACCATCGGGGGACGGCTGCGAAGGAGGGCCATTCCCAGAGGCAGAGAGGAACACCCTCTGCCTTCTCCTGGATGAACTCGCTTCACACTCGCGTTTCTTTTAAAACTTCCTGTGAGATGCCAGTCTGTGGGCCTTTAAGGAAGAGAGCTGAGGGAACCCTCAGTGGTGCCTACGTGCTGGGCCCGGGAGCATCTCTCTCTTGGACCAGCCGGGCCGAGGTGCACTAAGTGCAGCCTCTGCTAGAAGCAGGGCTCCGGAGGAGAGGgtgcccaggaggaggaggacctTCAGAGGGCGTCACCCCCAGGGATCGGAGATGCCTCACTGATCACAGACGCGCCCACAGGTTCCCAGGTCACTGTAACCAGTGTTTCCTCGGGGGTGGCGAGAGCCTTGAGGGTGGGGACGCGGTGTGGGGAGAGGCCAGCCTGGAACTCTGGAAGGTGAGTCTGTGTCTGCGGGTCTCTCAGAAACAAAGAGGCTGCTGCGTTCTCAGACAGCTGTGGCCCAGGGCACGGGTGGCCCGAATGGTGGCCTTTGGTGGAGTCGTGCCCTGGGGCGCTTGGAGATGTTTAGGAGCATTTGTGGGCAAGAGGTGATAAGTCCCCTGGCCTTGAAGGAAAGCAGCTCCGACCCAGGCAGGGACAGGCCTTTGGGACCAGAGGGGAGCAGGCCAGGTGGGACACTCACGGCCCCCCGGGGAGAGCCCTGGCCAGCAGGTAGGCAATGAGGCTGCTCTGTCCCTGGGGCCGGAAGGACGGGCCAGGGGTTAGAGGGCCAAGGCCAGGGTCACCACACACTTTGTGGGCAGGCTTTTATGTTTCTCTTGGcagattttaataactttatattttgatcataCTGTAGAATGCTACGTTAGCGTGAGCTAAACTTAACTTGAAGCTTGTGAGGAAGTAATGCAAGATATAGAATACATCTTCTATTTTGTAAGGTACGCAAAGTCCCATCCCCTCCAGAAACAGTGTTCATAtgtagaacattctctaatgctGACGAGTAAAACGTTATAGCAACACTGTATACATGTATGAAAATAATATTCTCTAAATTATGTCAATACcgtggggttttttccccctaaaattaatataatttttaactttagTTTTAGTCAAaaattcctctgtcttttctCTACCGAGAGCCTTAGAGGTTAAATGCAATCAGGGTACCATGTAAGGAAGCGTTTTACGTGTACTTTCTCCAGCCAGGGGAGTGGATCATTGCAGTTCGGTCCTAGTGAACCCAGAGACTCCACTCAGGAGGAAGAATGTTACTGTCTAGTTTTACTAACTGACAGAGAAATCGCTGTTTCCTCTCCTTGTAAGACGTTTTCTGGTGGTGGATTTGAATGAGGGCCACTCATCAAAAGCACTCATTCTGCCTTCAGAGAGTTCAGTTCCCTTCCTTTCCTAATGCCTAAcgtcactttttttccttttctcctttaatattaTCCTACATCTTTAAACCTCATCAGTTACCTCATTTAGACCTGGGAGCCCCGGCATCCTTGGTCAGCATCGTGGTGTCTTGTACCACGCTGCCCGTTTTTCACAGCCGGACGGTTTTCTTCTCCCCCCCCTGATGCTCCTGGGCCAGCCCCCTCCCGCGCTGTTCTGTGGCGGCTCTGCAGGTCGCTTTGCCGCCGGGCCTGATGGTGAGACAGTACGAGGTGGAGAAGGTGCCACGAGCGATTTAAAGGACCGTCAGCTTCCTGTGTTGGGGGCAGTGGTGGGCGGGGCAGCTGCCTTGCCTCGTGGTCGCTGCTGAATGTTCTCTCTGGGGAGTAGCCAGGTCATTCTCAGCAGCGCAGGGTTTATGTCATCTCTCTGTTTTGGCCCAGCTTGCCTCCaggacagctttttaaaaaat
This window of the Balaenoptera ricei isolate mBalRic1 chromosome 20, mBalRic1.hap2, whole genome shotgun sequence genome carries:
- the ERN1 gene encoding serine/threonine-protein kinase/endoribonuclease IRE1 isoform X1 encodes the protein MEPAGPARSQGRVLAMPARLQLLLLALLLPSPGIFGSPSTVTLPETLLFVSTLDGSLHAVSKRTGSIKWTLKEDPVLQVPTHVEEPAFLPDPNDGSLYTLGGKNNEGLTKLPFTIPELVQASPCRSSDGILYMGKKQDIWYVIDLLTGEKQQTLSSAFADSLCPSTSLLYLGRTEYTITMYDTKTRELRWNATYFDYAAALPEDDGEYKMSHFVSNGDGLVVTVDSESGDVLWIQNYASPVVAFYIWQREGLRKVMHINVAVETLRYLTFMSGEVGRITKWKYPFPKETEAKSKLMPTLYVGKYSTSLYASPSMVHEGVAVVPRGSTLPLLEGPQTDGVTIGDKGECVITPSTDLKFDPGLKGKSKLNYLHNYWLLIGHHETPLSASTKMLERFPNNLPKHRENVIPADSEKKSFEEVIDLVDQTSENAPTTVSPDVEEKFAHAPARPEAPVDSMLKDMATIILSTFLLIGWVAFIITYPLSRRQQRQLQHQQFQKELEKIQLLQQQQLPFHPPGDVAAQDAELLDSCGQYSESSATSSPSTSPRVSNHSLHSSGSTSKAATSPFPEQDDEDEETSMVMVGKISFCPKDVLGHGAEGTIVYRGMFDNRDVAVKRILPECFSFADREVQLLRESDEHPNVIRYFCTERDRQFQYIAIELCAATLQEYVEQKDFAHLGLEPITLLQQTTSGLAHLHSLNIVHRDLKPHNILLSMPNAHGRIKAMISDFGLCKKLAVGRHSFSRRSGVPGTEGWIAPEMLSEDCKENPTCTVDIFSAGCVFYYVISEGSHPFGKSLQRQANILLGACSLDCLHPEKHEDVIARELIEKMIAMDPQKRPSAKHVLKHPFFWSLEKQLQFFQDVSDRIEKESLDGPIVKQLERGGRAVVKMDWRENITVPLQTDLRKFRTYKGGSVRDLLRAMRNKKHHYRELPEEVRETLGPLPDGFVRYFTSRFPHLLSHTYRAMELCRHERPFQPYYHEPPEPRPPVTPDAP
- the ERN1 gene encoding serine/threonine-protein kinase/endoribonuclease IRE1 isoform X2, yielding MDWAGPNLNSAGTMWTKIFGSPSTVTLPETLLFVSTLDGSLHAVSKRTGSIKWTLKEDPVLQVPTHVEEPAFLPDPNDGSLYTLGGKNNEGLTKLPFTIPELVQASPCRSSDGILYMGKKQDIWYVIDLLTGEKQQTLSSAFADSLCPSTSLLYLGRTEYTITMYDTKTRELRWNATYFDYAAALPEDDGEYKMSHFVSNGDGLVVTVDSESGDVLWIQNYASPVVAFYIWQREGLRKVMHINVAVETLRYLTFMSGEVGRITKWKYPFPKETEAKSKLMPTLYVGKYSTSLYASPSMVHEGVAVVPRGSTLPLLEGPQTDGVTIGDKGECVITPSTDLKFDPGLKGKSKLNYLHNYWLLIGHHETPLSASTKMLERFPNNLPKHRENVIPADSEKKSFEEVIDLVDQTSENAPTTVSPDVEEKFAHAPARPEAPVDSMLKDMATIILSTFLLIGWVAFIITYPLSRRQQRQLQHQQFQKELEKIQLLQQQQLPFHPPGDVAAQDAELLDSCGQYSESSATSSPSTSPRVSNHSLHSSGSTSKAATSPFPEQDDEDEETSMVMVGKISFCPKDVLGHGAEGTIVYRGMFDNRDVAVKRILPECFSFADREVQLLRESDEHPNVIRYFCTERDRQFQYIAIELCAATLQEYVEQKDFAHLGLEPITLLQQTTSGLAHLHSLNIVHRDLKPHNILLSMPNAHGRIKAMISDFGLCKKLAVGRHSFSRRSGVPGTEGWIAPEMLSEDCKENPTCTVDIFSAGCVFYYVISEGSHPFGKSLQRQANILLGACSLDCLHPEKHEDVIARELIEKMIAMDPQKRPSAKHVLKHPFFWSLEKQLQFFQDVSDRIEKESLDGPIVKQLERGGRAVVKMDWRENITVPLQTDLRKFRTYKGGSVRDLLRAMRNKKHHYRELPEEVRETLGPLPDGFVRYFTSRFPHLLSHTYRAMELCRHERPFQPYYHEPPEPRPPVTPDAP